A region of Polyangiaceae bacterium DNA encodes the following proteins:
- a CDS encoding VWA domain-containing protein, which translates to MGGLLPVSLTGGNVLMVTSLPAAFYPAVASDLDLQVSINGTKASAPGAIKIGLGSEAVVLALDRSGSMLGDRLEAAKVAAQVLVDSFAPASGFPTTSAGVVTYGNDATTLPIGPSGMEFVGVGNVAAIKSEIGKVSAFGATSIGDGLLEAQSLLALRYDPPATLTADRHLIVVLSDGKNPPPPIQLHTTSQPNHPRATATVRGRVSPGQEAARRSARPPAPRRFEHRLRTGRRPLGARSPGAAHRRYPGVRAESADVARARDPRCLRRDALGLRNQLLFRAGRVAARGWRAAPLSFPSMLARTSCG; encoded by the coding sequence GTGGGTGGACTTCTACCCGTTTCGCTGACGGGCGGGAACGTGCTGATGGTCACGTCGCTGCCGGCGGCGTTCTACCCGGCAGTCGCGAGCGATCTGGACCTCCAGGTATCCATCAACGGCACCAAGGCGTCGGCGCCCGGAGCGATCAAGATCGGGCTCGGGTCGGAGGCCGTCGTGTTGGCCCTCGACCGGAGCGGCAGCATGCTGGGCGATCGACTCGAAGCGGCCAAGGTCGCTGCACAGGTTCTGGTCGACTCCTTCGCCCCTGCGAGCGGATTCCCGACCACTTCCGCGGGCGTCGTCACGTACGGGAACGACGCCACCACGCTGCCGATCGGGCCGAGTGGCATGGAGTTCGTCGGGGTCGGCAACGTGGCCGCGATCAAGTCGGAGATCGGGAAGGTCTCCGCATTTGGCGCGACCAGCATCGGCGACGGGCTGCTCGAGGCGCAGTCCCTGTTGGCGCTCCGCTACGACCCGCCCGCGACGCTGACCGCGGACCGCCATCTGATCGTCGTGCTGTCTGACGGCAAGAACCCGCCGCCGCCGATCCAGCTGCATACCACCTCGCAGCCCAACCACCCGCGGGCGACGGCAACGGTCCGTGGCCGAGTCTCCCCTGGGCAGGAAGCCGCGCGGCGGAGTGCCCGGCCTCCGGCTCCCCGTCGTTTCGAGCATCGCCTTCGGACAGGACGCCGACCTCTCGGAGCTCGATCACCTGGCGCGGCTCACCGACGGTACCCTGGTGTACGCGCCGAATCCGCCGACGTCGCTCGCGCTCGCGACCCTCGATGTCTCCGACGCGATGCTCTCGGCCTACGGAACCAGCTCCTGTTTCGAGCGGGTCGTGTCGCGGCGCGCGGTTGGCGGGCGGCTCCGTTGTCTTTCCCGTCGATGCTGGCGCGCACGAGCTGCGGGTGA